A window from Fibrobacter sp. encodes these proteins:
- a CDS encoding XRE family transcriptional regulator, translating to MARHGTPTPGQAILEGIEWLKMDKAEFARRIGVSMEMLESLIAGAQPITTELATALESVTGSPAAYWKMLERKSKKA from the coding sequence ATGGCAAGACATGGTACCCCGACACCGGGTCAGGCAATTTTGGAAGGTATAGAATGGCTGAAGATGGACAAGGCTGAATTTGCCCGTCGCATTGGTGTTTCCATGGAAATGCTGGAGTCTCTGATTGCGGGTGCTCAGCCTATTACAACAGAATTAGCAACGGCTCTGGAATCCGTGACCGGCAGTCCTGCCGCCTACTGGAAGATGCTGGAACGCAAGTCCAAGAAAGCGTAA
- the prfB gene encoding peptide chain release factor 2 (programmed frameshift), which produces MAFQTTHTGLIDLRARVDKLWGYLDLEAKTEELYVLEKDSNDPNLWNDQEKAQAMMKKIGNLRDLLNKWNEVSTACNDLAELYEMSKDEESEDLTKSIESDIADLKAKIEEMEFKKMLNGPDDACACLLSIHPGAGGTESQDWALMLFRMYTHFFEREKMDFKVVDFQEAEDAGLKSATIEVTCENAYGLLRSEIGVHRLVRISPFDANARRHTSFTAVYLYPEHEDVEFDLDMADVRVDTYRSSGAGGQYINKTDSAVRMTHLPTGIMASCQTERSQIQNRETCYKMLKTMVAEHYRLEEEAKRDARMAEKKKVEWGSQIRSYVLQPYQMVKDLRTGVETSDTAGVLDGKIKPFINAYLLSTSETQQG; this is translated from the exons ATGGCATTTCAGACTACACATACCGGGCTTATTGACTTGCGCGCACGCGTAGATAAGCTCTGGGGGTATCTT GACTTAGAGGCCAAGACAGAAGAACTGTACGTGTTGGAAAAGGATTCCAACGACCCTAACCTGTGGAATGACCAGGAGAAGGCTCAGGCCATGATGAAGAAGATCGGCAACTTGCGCGATCTCCTGAACAAGTGGAATGAAGTTTCTACTGCCTGCAATGACCTGGCGGAACTTTACGAAATGAGCAAGGACGAGGAGTCCGAAGACTTGACCAAGTCCATCGAGTCTGACATTGCCGACCTTAAGGCAAAAATCGAGGAAATGGAATTCAAGAAGATGCTTAATGGCCCCGATGACGCCTGCGCATGCTTGCTTTCCATTCACCCGGGTGCTGGCGGTACCGAGTCCCAGGACTGGGCCCTTATGCTGTTCCGCATGTATACCCACTTCTTTGAACGGGAAAAGATGGACTTTAAGGTGGTGGACTTCCAGGAAGCGGAAGATGCAGGCCTCAAGAGCGCTACCATTGAAGTGACCTGTGAAAATGCCTACGGTCTGCTTCGTTCCGAGATTGGTGTGCATCGTCTGGTGCGTATCAGCCCCTTTGATGCAAACGCCCGCCGTCATACAAGCTTTACCGCAGTGTATCTTTACCCGGAACACGAAGACGTGGAGTTCGACCTGGATATGGCTGATGTCCGTGTGGATACCTACCGCAGTAGCGGCGCCGGTGGTCAGTACATCAACAAGACGGACTCCGCCGTACGTATGACTCACTTGCCCACAGGCATTATGGCAAGCTGCCAGACGGAACGTTCCCAGATCCAGAACCGTGAAACCTGTTACAAGATGCTTAAGACCATGGTGGCCGAACATTACCGCCTGGAAGAAGAAGCCAAGCGTGATGCACGTATGGCCGAAAAGAAGAAGGTGGAATGGGGTAGCCAGATCCGCAGCTACGTGCTGCAGCCTTACCAGATGGTGAAGGACTTGCGTACTGGTGTGGAAACATCAGACACTGCAGGCGTGCTGGACGGAAAGATTAAGCCGTTCATTAACGCTTACTTGCTTAGCACCAGCGAAACCCAGCAAGGTTAA
- a CDS encoding CotH kinase family protein, which translates to MNKKIALFSAVVASTLFLACSDSETSPNNPIIGENPGIDDIYPGDVIDPITGEIIPGNTQDPNNPNMGIPQDPSNPQNTVDPSNPTNPADPSNPGASQNQGNTQNPTNPGEQPNGNNQVQPGSSSSSSKQSSSSVGIKDYDDNHLPKESVLPAAGFYSSLTINPPTPRKGGEIKCTFDGSFPTQGSQAITAAKTITENTVVRCSEFVNGQAADTTTQTYFINENVSMPVVALTVNHHDMFDSTAGLYATGPGPYQGDAMNATDNNNPKCQEPCKGANFWKETELPVHVEFFENGSSTKTKNWEIDAGISIIGNYSRYKPKKSVAIKMDNDNYGDKVLKYSLFKTRPEAKKIKSFNLRNNGNRFWTDYFGDAMLVSLMEGTEVDYQRSRQVVVFYNGEYFGIHDMRERLNRSFVETNYGIDSKSINVVKNCSSMDTGCQNGWVASGTTGASPNEFVQLVNQITNGNFEGENNQQYSQVKEKMNVVSFAQYMIAEMYIHNGDWPGNNIRAWGGNGNPFKFMIFDVDHGYGFTPGISGFDVQSQNMFQWVLGSATMDNNGGNNNNGGNNGGWGGMGGGFGGFGGFGGFGGGANSTIGNMLKKLLANPEFKRMFINQASVLLNGYLTYEKVQAAVQNMKSSIPSSEQQRDEQRWPRNQSRFNWSPDGSDLLSFARTRTETFKQEVTQYFGLSGEVNVNISASGNGSILVDGIKIPGNSFKGKFFSGNGMQLTAIPDAGRVFAGWSDGATENPHLVNPSEGMTITANFK; encoded by the coding sequence ATGAATAAAAAAATCGCTCTATTCTCGGCTGTTGTAGCCAGCACTTTGTTCCTTGCGTGTTCAGACTCCGAAACATCCCCCAATAATCCCATAATCGGGGAAAATCCCGGTATTGACGACATCTACCCCGGCGACGTTATCGACCCCATTACAGGCGAAATTATCCCCGGCAACACGCAGGACCCAAACAACCCCAACATGGGAATTCCGCAGGATCCTAGCAATCCCCAAAATACCGTAGATCCGTCGAATCCTACTAATCCGGCAGACCCATCCAATCCTGGCGCATCCCAGAACCAGGGTAACACGCAAAACCCGACCAATCCCGGAGAGCAGCCTAACGGAAACAACCAGGTTCAACCCGGTTCAAGCTCCTCGTCAAGCAAACAGTCTTCCTCCTCCGTAGGTATCAAGGACTACGACGACAACCACCTGCCTAAGGAAAGTGTCCTTCCGGCAGCGGGTTTCTATTCCAGCTTGACCATCAATCCGCCAACCCCACGAAAGGGCGGCGAAATCAAGTGTACCTTTGACGGATCCTTCCCCACCCAGGGTTCCCAGGCAATTACGGCAGCAAAAACGATTACCGAAAATACGGTAGTCCGCTGTTCTGAATTCGTGAACGGCCAGGCTGCCGATACCACAACCCAGACTTACTTCATTAACGAAAACGTTTCCATGCCGGTGGTGGCCCTTACGGTCAATCATCACGACATGTTCGACTCCACCGCTGGTCTCTACGCTACTGGCCCCGGCCCCTACCAGGGCGACGCCATGAACGCGACAGATAACAACAACCCCAAGTGCCAGGAACCTTGCAAGGGAGCTAACTTCTGGAAAGAAACAGAACTTCCTGTCCATGTGGAATTCTTCGAGAACGGAAGCTCCACCAAGACCAAGAACTGGGAAATTGACGCGGGCATTTCCATTATCGGAAACTACAGCCGCTACAAGCCCAAGAAGAGCGTCGCCATCAAGATGGATAACGACAACTACGGCGACAAGGTCCTGAAATACTCTCTCTTCAAGACCCGCCCGGAAGCCAAGAAAATCAAGAGTTTCAACCTCCGTAATAACGGCAACCGTTTCTGGACGGACTACTTCGGCGACGCCATGCTGGTAAGCCTCATGGAAGGTACCGAGGTGGATTACCAGCGCAGCCGTCAGGTGGTGGTGTTCTACAACGGCGAATACTTCGGCATTCACGACATGCGTGAACGTTTAAACCGCAGTTTCGTAGAAACAAACTACGGCATCGATTCCAAAAGCATCAACGTAGTGAAGAACTGCAGCAGCATGGATACCGGCTGCCAGAATGGCTGGGTTGCAAGCGGTACAACCGGCGCTTCTCCCAATGAATTTGTCCAGCTGGTGAACCAGATTACCAACGGAAACTTCGAAGGCGAAAACAACCAGCAGTATAGCCAAGTCAAGGAAAAGATGAATGTGGTCAGTTTCGCTCAGTATATGATCGCGGAAATGTACATTCACAACGGTGACTGGCCGGGCAACAACATCCGCGCCTGGGGCGGCAACGGTAATCCCTTCAAGTTCATGATCTTTGACGTGGACCACGGCTATGGATTTACTCCGGGTATTTCCGGCTTTGACGTTCAGAGCCAGAACATGTTCCAGTGGGTACTGGGAAGCGCCACCATGGATAACAATGGCGGCAATAATAATAACGGCGGCAACAACGGCGGTTGGGGCGGCATGGGCGGCGGCTTCGGAGGCTTTGGCGGCTTTGGAGGTTTCGGTGGTGGAGCCAATTCCACCATCGGAAACATGCTGAAGAAGCTCTTGGCCAACCCGGAATTCAAGCGAATGTTCATCAACCAGGCAAGCGTCCTTTTGAACGGCTACTTAACCTATGAGAAAGTCCAGGCCGCCGTACAGAATATGAAAAGTTCCATTCCCAGTTCGGAACAGCAACGAGACGAGCAGCGCTGGCCCCGTAACCAGAGCCGCTTCAACTGGTCTCCCGATGGTTCCGACCTGCTCAGCTTCGCACGAACCCGCACCGAGACCTTCAAGCAGGAAGTCACTCAATACTTCGGACTTTCCGGAGAGGTCAATGTGAATATTTCTGCAAGCGGCAATGGATCTATTCTTGTAGACGGAATAAAGATTCCGGGCAACAGCTTCAAGGGTAAATTCTTCAGCGGAAACGGAATGCAGCTTACGGCGATTCCTGACGCAGGCCGTGTATTTGCAGGCTGGAGCGACGGTGCTACCGAGAATCCCCACCTGGTCAATCCCAGCGAAGGCATGACAATTACGGCAAACTTCAAGTAA
- a CDS encoding diphosphate--fructose-6-phosphate 1-phosphotransferase has product MADNLSVLGKARKAYQPKLPVALRKGALNVALNKGKATESVSDQKKIKALFPNTYGAPYIQLKAGKAAGAAKALNVGVVLSGGQAPGGHNVIAGLFDGIKSINKNSKLLGFLGGPSGLENGKFIVINEKIMDSYRNTGGFDIIQSGRTKLETEEQFKKCMAVAKAQKLDAIVIIGGDDSNTNAAVLGEYFQANGASCVVCGCPKTIDGDLKNEYIETSFGFDTAVKTYSELIGNIMRDANSAQKYWHFIKLMGRSASHIALEAALQTHPNICLISEEVKAKKMKLKQVIKYVADIVAARAAAGKNFGVALIPEGLLEFIPDVGVLISELSEALAHHEKEVEGLDTAAKVEKLCKWVSKASAEVLVSLPAFVQAQLMLDRDSHGNVQVSLIETEKLIIDMVKSELKSRKNFKGKFSALNHFFGYEGRCAAPSNFDADYCYSLGYTASVLAFNKMNGYMSSVRDLTKGIEKWTAGGIPITMMMNMERRHGADKPVIQKALVVLDGAPFKFFAANREEWAKTESYTYPGPIQYWGPSEVCDVTNFTIKLERGAMKVAAAKKSAKKSK; this is encoded by the coding sequence ATGGCTGACAATCTGTCCGTCCTCGGCAAGGCTCGCAAGGCCTACCAGCCGAAACTCCCCGTCGCTCTCCGCAAGGGCGCTCTCAATGTCGCACTCAACAAGGGTAAGGCAACCGAATCCGTCTCTGATCAGAAGAAGATCAAGGCTCTGTTCCCCAACACTTACGGTGCTCCCTACATTCAGCTGAAGGCAGGCAAGGCAGCTGGTGCTGCTAAGGCTTTGAACGTTGGCGTTGTTCTTTCTGGCGGTCAGGCACCTGGTGGCCACAACGTTATCGCAGGTCTCTTCGACGGTATCAAGTCCATCAACAAGAACTCCAAGCTCCTGGGCTTCCTCGGTGGTCCGTCTGGCCTCGAAAACGGCAAGTTCATCGTGATCAACGAAAAGATCATGGACTCCTACCGCAACACTGGTGGTTTCGACATCATCCAGTCCGGCCGTACCAAACTGGAAACTGAAGAACAGTTCAAGAAGTGCATGGCTGTTGCCAAGGCTCAGAAGCTGGACGCTATCGTCATCATCGGCGGTGACGACTCCAACACCAACGCAGCTGTTCTCGGTGAATACTTCCAGGCTAACGGAGCTTCCTGCGTTGTTTGCGGCTGCCCCAAGACCATCGACGGCGACTTGAAGAACGAATACATCGAAACCTCCTTCGGTTTCGACACCGCTGTGAAGACCTACTCTGAACTCATCGGCAACATCATGCGCGATGCCAACTCCGCTCAGAAGTACTGGCACTTCATCAAGCTCATGGGCCGTAGCGCTTCTCACATTGCATTGGAAGCTGCTCTCCAAACCCATCCGAACATCTGCTTGATCTCTGAAGAAGTCAAGGCCAAGAAGATGAAGCTCAAGCAGGTCATCAAGTATGTTGCAGACATCGTTGCTGCACGTGCTGCTGCTGGCAAGAACTTCGGTGTTGCTCTCATTCCGGAAGGCCTCCTGGAATTCATCCCGGATGTTGGCGTTCTGATTTCCGAACTCTCCGAAGCCCTCGCTCACCACGAAAAGGAAGTTGAAGGCCTCGACACCGCTGCTAAGGTTGAAAAGCTCTGCAAGTGGGTTTCCAAGGCTTCTGCAGAAGTTCTCGTTTCCCTCCCGGCATTCGTTCAGGCTCAGCTCATGCTGGACCGCGACAGCCATGGCAACGTTCAGGTTTCCCTCATCGAAACTGAAAAGCTCATCATCGACATGGTGAAGAGCGAACTCAAGAGCCGCAAGAACTTCAAGGGCAAGTTCTCCGCCCTCAACCACTTCTTCGGTTACGAAGGTCGTTGCGCAGCTCCGTCCAACTTCGACGCTGACTACTGCTACAGCCTGGGCTACACCGCTTCCGTTCTCGCTTTCAACAAGATGAACGGCTACATGAGCTCTGTTCGCGACCTGACCAAGGGTATCGAAAAGTGGACCGCTGGTGGCATTCCTATCACCATGATGATGAACATGGAACGCCGTCACGGTGCAGACAAGCCGGTTATCCAGAAGGCTCTCGTCGTTCTCGACGGTGCTCCGTTCAAGTTCTTTGCTGCTAACCGCGAAGAATGGGCAAAGACTGAATCCTACACCTATCCGGGTCCGATCCAGTACTGGGGTCCGAGCGAAGTTTGCGACGTTACCAACTTCACCATCAAGCTGGAACGCGGCGCAATGAAGGTTGCTGCTGCTAAGAAGTCCGCTAAGAAGAGCAAGTAA
- the aqpZ gene encoding aquaporin Z, producing MKLSTRAIAEAIGTFWLVFGGCGAAVLACGVAGVGIGYVGVSLAFGLTVLTMAYALGHVSGCHLNPAVTLGQVAGGRFPAKEAPAYIIAQVIGGIIAAGLLYVIACPDLTNAGIGAFATNGWSDTLTNGINAFGGKTCGMMSAFLIEVVLTAIFLFVIMGATDGRAPAGFAPIAIGLCLTLIHLISIPVTNTSVNPARSTAVAVFVGGAAIKQLWLFWVAPILGGVIGGFGYKCLAEKK from the coding sequence ATGAAACTTTCTACTCGTGCAATTGCAGAAGCAATCGGTACATTCTGGCTCGTTTTCGGCGGCTGCGGCGCAGCTGTTCTCGCATGCGGTGTTGCAGGCGTTGGCATCGGTTACGTAGGCGTGTCCCTCGCCTTCGGTCTTACCGTTCTCACTATGGCTTATGCCCTGGGCCATGTTTCTGGTTGCCATCTGAACCCGGCTGTTACTCTTGGCCAGGTTGCTGGCGGTCGTTTCCCGGCTAAGGAAGCTCCGGCTTACATCATTGCACAGGTTATCGGTGGTATCATCGCTGCTGGCCTCCTCTACGTGATCGCTTGCCCGGACCTCACCAATGCAGGCATCGGTGCATTCGCAACTAACGGCTGGTCCGACACTCTCACCAACGGCATCAACGCATTCGGCGGCAAGACCTGCGGCATGATGAGCGCATTCCTCATCGAAGTTGTCCTCACCGCAATCTTCCTGTTTGTTATCATGGGCGCTACTGACGGCCGTGCTCCCGCTGGCTTTGCTCCTATCGCCATCGGCCTCTGCCTTACCCTCATCCACCTCATCTCCATCCCCGTGACCAACACCTCCGTGAACCCGGCTCGCTCTACCGCAGTTGCAGTGTTCGTTGGCGGTGCAGCTATCAAGCAGCTGTGGCTCTTCTGGGTCGCCCCCATCCTCGGTGGCGTTATCGGTGGTTTCGGCTACAAGTGCCTCGCTGAAAAGAAGTAA
- a CDS encoding peptidylprolyl isomerase gives MSLKLISRGVAAMLLTAGIASAQLMNSKSLDVIRVEKVGISAGKIDSLAKMLGEQQLRGKKIDDQTMTQLRYAVIDNLVGQELIKLEAKKQGIKVPAAKVDSVTKLFKAQFGSEENFKKELKKSNTTEAQFKEKIEDQLKSEIILEKKVPYPQDPTDKQKEAFWELNKSKVQVNDSISGARIVIYTKGKSAQEISDAKDMLKGLAAQVRSKKATFAQLAAMYSDDQTAKKTGGVMSKFVPKSKTDAFGKAIAKIKVGEITEVYQDAEGVCIFMLTERNDGKYESYKHQIDYILRVQAEQDRQAQLKAYLDGLGKTYKVQYLDSKYTPPQAIGSAK, from the coding sequence ATGTCCCTTAAATTGATTTCTCGTGGTGTTGCCGCTATGCTGCTCACTGCAGGTATTGCTTCTGCACAGTTGATGAATTCCAAGAGCCTGGATGTTATCCGCGTCGAAAAGGTCGGCATTTCTGCTGGCAAGATCGATAGCTTGGCCAAGATGCTTGGCGAACAGCAGCTCCGCGGCAAGAAGATTGACGACCAGACCATGACTCAGCTTCGCTATGCAGTTATCGACAACCTGGTTGGTCAGGAACTTATCAAGCTCGAAGCCAAGAAACAGGGTATCAAGGTTCCCGCAGCTAAGGTTGACAGTGTGACCAAGCTTTTCAAGGCTCAGTTCGGTTCCGAAGAAAACTTCAAGAAGGAACTTAAGAAGTCCAATACTACTGAAGCCCAGTTCAAGGAAAAGATCGAAGATCAGTTGAAGAGCGAAATCATTCTCGAAAAGAAGGTTCCGTATCCGCAGGATCCTACCGACAAGCAGAAGGAAGCATTCTGGGAACTTAACAAGTCCAAGGTCCAGGTTAACGACTCCATCAGCGGTGCCCGCATCGTTATCTACACCAAGGGCAAGTCCGCACAGGAAATTTCCGACGCTAAGGACATGCTGAAGGGTCTTGCTGCCCAGGTTCGCTCCAAGAAGGCAACCTTCGCTCAGCTTGCTGCCATGTATAGCGACGACCAGACTGCCAAGAAGACTGGCGGTGTCATGTCCAAGTTCGTGCCTAAGTCCAAGACCGATGCTTTCGGCAAGGCTATTGCAAAGATCAAGGTCGGCGAAATTACCGAAGTTTACCAGGATGCAGAAGGCGTTTGCATCTTTATGCTTACCGAACGTAACGATGGCAAGTACGAAAGCTACAAGCACCAGATCGACTACATCCTGCGTGTGCAGGCTGAACAGGATCGTCAGGCTCAGCTGAAGGCTTATCTGGATGGCCTTGGAAAGACCTACAAGGTTCAGTACCTTGATTCCAAGTACACTCCGCCTCAGGCAATCGGTTCTGCAAAGTAA
- a CDS encoding TldD/PmbA family protein codes for MNIIDAVSYLCDQAKGQADQFDVIASTSHSEGLSVFQGQVQNTEISDSVGLGVRVIKDGRPGYAYTERLTKDAISQTLKDALCHTQWTEAVNITLPSAVEMPEIYPNYNADLESVNLQQMKDFCIELEKETFAKSKEIENIPYLGADLSSASSVIANNTGLMYKGKSNSVSVGAGAVASRDGVKKLGNYVKSGRDWSQFTVDEIASKTAEYATELFGAKKIEGGKIPVVFSERVSARIVGMYTSPFIAESMQKGQSRLAGKVGEKIAGEKFSIVNDPQGEMFMHKIRFDSEGCVAKRVDVVKNGVFESALYNLETAAKDGCETTGNGARDFGSKMVTGFNNLLVPPGTMTTAELLKLFPKCLLVVRLEGGSGCNAISGELSMGAHGFWCENGVIQHPVDGVTLSGNFFDIIQHVVEVGNEFKDPFSTYQVPALAVSELSVSV; via the coding sequence ATGAATATTATTGATGCTGTATCTTACTTGTGTGACCAGGCCAAGGGCCAGGCAGATCAGTTTGATGTGATTGCCTCTACCTCTCATTCCGAAGGTCTTTCCGTTTTTCAGGGGCAGGTTCAAAATACCGAGATTTCCGATTCTGTGGGTCTAGGTGTGCGCGTTATTAAGGATGGACGCCCGGGCTATGCCTATACGGAACGTCTTACCAAGGATGCCATTTCCCAGACCTTGAAGGATGCTCTTTGCCACACCCAGTGGACCGAGGCCGTGAATATCACGTTGCCTTCTGCGGTGGAAATGCCGGAAATCTATCCCAACTACAACGCAGACTTGGAATCGGTAAATCTGCAGCAAATGAAGGATTTCTGTATCGAACTTGAAAAGGAAACTTTCGCCAAGTCTAAGGAAATCGAGAACATTCCTTATCTTGGTGCAGATCTCAGTTCAGCATCCTCTGTCATTGCCAACAATACGGGCTTGATGTACAAGGGAAAGTCTAACTCCGTTTCTGTCGGCGCTGGTGCAGTCGCTTCTCGCGATGGAGTCAAGAAGCTTGGCAACTACGTAAAGTCCGGCCGTGACTGGTCTCAGTTTACCGTGGATGAAATCGCATCCAAGACAGCCGAGTACGCAACGGAACTCTTTGGCGCCAAGAAGATTGAAGGCGGCAAGATTCCTGTGGTTTTCTCGGAACGTGTTTCTGCAAGAATCGTAGGAATGTACACATCTCCCTTTATCGCAGAATCCATGCAGAAGGGGCAGTCCCGTTTGGCAGGAAAAGTGGGTGAAAAGATCGCCGGCGAAAAGTTCTCCATCGTGAACGATCCCCAGGGCGAGATGTTCATGCACAAGATCCGTTTTGACTCCGAGGGCTGTGTGGCCAAGCGAGTGGACGTGGTAAAGAATGGCGTCTTTGAAAGCGCACTTTACAATCTCGAAACTGCAGCCAAGGACGGTTGCGAGACTACGGGAAACGGTGCCCGCGATTTCGGAAGCAAGATGGTAACCGGCTTCAACAATCTGCTGGTTCCACCGGGAACCATGACTACCGCAGAACTTTTGAAGCTATTCCCCAAGTGCTTGCTTGTTGTTCGCCTGGAAGGCGGTTCCGGCTGTAACGCCATCAGTGGTGAACTCTCCATGGGTGCCCACGGCTTCTGGTGTGAGAACGGTGTTATCCAGCATCCGGTAGATGGCGTTACCTTGAGCGGAAACTTCTTTGATATCATCCAGCATGTGGTTGAAGTGGGCAACGAATTCAAGGATCCGTTCAGCACGTATCAGGTGCCTGCTCTTGCAGTAAGCGAGCTTAGCGTCAGCGTTTAA